The proteins below are encoded in one region of Bacillus vallismortis:
- the hisD gene encoding histidinol dehydrogenase, whose protein sequence is MKIKTISGADRLSLKRSIDAGTEEQRKAVRTIIEAVKANGDQAVRTYTARFDGIELDSPLVTKEEIEEAYTLLDSQLLQVMRQAIENIRDYHERQLQSSWFYHRKDGSMLGQKVTALDSAGVYVPGGTAAYPSSVLMNVIPALTAGVERIVLVTPPGKDGKLSPGVLVAASELGIKDIYKMGGAQAIAALAYGTETIAPVDKITGPGNIYVALAKREVFGDVDIDMIAGPSEIVVLADDTAIPGEIAADLLSQAEHDKLSSCVCVTDSLALAEAVSAEVSEQLKTLPRREIAEASISDYGCIYVAETMGEAIDTVNTLAPEHLEILTQSPEALLGRIKHAGAIFLGRYSPEPVGDYFAGPNHVLPTNGTARFSSPLSVTDFQKKSSIISYSQTAFEEHAESIAAFARLEGLEAHARSIEARERRNSK, encoded by the coding sequence ATGAAGATCAAAACCATCAGCGGCGCAGACCGGCTTTCTCTCAAACGGTCCATAGATGCCGGAACGGAAGAGCAAAGAAAAGCGGTCCGAACCATTATTGAAGCTGTCAAAGCAAACGGTGATCAGGCGGTCCGCACATATACGGCGAGATTTGACGGCATCGAACTAGACAGCCCGCTAGTCACGAAAGAAGAAATTGAAGAAGCGTATACCTTGCTGGATTCACAGCTGCTTCAGGTGATGAGGCAGGCAATTGAAAATATAAGGGACTATCACGAAAGACAGCTGCAATCCTCATGGTTTTATCACAGAAAAGACGGCTCAATGCTGGGGCAGAAAGTAACGGCGCTTGATTCCGCCGGCGTATATGTGCCGGGGGGGACGGCGGCATATCCATCATCTGTTTTGATGAATGTCATCCCGGCGCTGACAGCAGGTGTGGAAAGAATCGTCCTTGTAACGCCTCCGGGAAAAGACGGGAAGCTGTCTCCCGGGGTTTTAGTTGCCGCTTCCGAGCTAGGCATAAAAGACATTTACAAAATGGGCGGCGCTCAGGCGATTGCGGCGCTGGCGTACGGAACCGAAACCATTGCGCCGGTGGATAAAATTACAGGTCCGGGAAATATTTATGTCGCGCTTGCCAAACGAGAGGTGTTCGGTGATGTCGATATTGATATGATTGCCGGACCGAGTGAAATCGTCGTGCTGGCTGATGATACTGCGATTCCGGGCGAAATCGCGGCCGACCTGCTGTCACAGGCGGAACACGATAAGCTTAGTTCATGTGTGTGTGTCACAGATTCCCTAGCGTTGGCCGAGGCGGTTTCAGCCGAGGTAAGCGAGCAGCTGAAAACGTTGCCGCGAAGAGAAATCGCGGAAGCCTCAATAAGTGATTACGGTTGTATCTATGTAGCGGAAACAATGGGTGAAGCGATTGACACGGTCAATACGCTCGCACCGGAGCATTTAGAAATCCTCACCCAGTCTCCCGAAGCGTTGCTCGGCAGAATCAAACATGCGGGAGCGATCTTCTTAGGCAGATACAGCCCTGAGCCTGTCGGCGATTATTTTGCCGGACCGAATCATGTGCTTCCGACAAACGGAACAGCCAGATTTTCAAGTCCATTAAGCGTAACGGATTTTCAAAAGAAATCGAGCATCATTTCTTACAGCCAAACGGCTTTTGAAGAACATGCCGAAAGCATTGCGGCTTTTGCCAGACTTGAAGGGTTAGAAGCCCATGCCAGATCAATTGAAGCGAGAGAACGGAGGAATTCAAAATGA
- the hisB gene encoding imidazoleglycerol-phosphate dehydratase HisB, translated as MRKAQRARKTNETDIELAFALDGEGQADIKTDVPFMTHMLDLFTKHGQFDLSIHAKGDVDIDDHHTTEDIGICLGQALLEALGDKKGIKRYGSAFVPMDEALAQVVIDLSNRPHLEMRANFPAAKVGTFDTELVHEFLWKLALEARMNLHVIVHYGTNTHHIIEAVFKALGRALDEATTIDPRVKGIPSTKGML; from the coding sequence ATGAGAAAAGCACAACGCGCCAGAAAAACAAACGAAACAGATATTGAGCTGGCATTTGCATTAGACGGCGAGGGGCAAGCGGATATCAAAACAGACGTGCCGTTTATGACGCATATGCTGGATTTATTCACGAAACACGGACAATTCGATCTCTCCATTCACGCAAAAGGCGATGTTGATATAGATGATCACCACACGACTGAAGATATCGGCATCTGTTTAGGGCAGGCGCTGCTCGAAGCCTTGGGCGATAAAAAAGGAATCAAGCGCTATGGATCAGCGTTTGTGCCAATGGATGAGGCGCTTGCCCAAGTCGTCATAGATCTAAGCAATCGACCGCACTTGGAAATGCGCGCGAACTTCCCTGCGGCTAAAGTCGGGACCTTTGATACGGAGCTTGTACATGAATTTTTGTGGAAGCTGGCGCTTGAAGCGCGGATGAACCTGCACGTCATCGTTCATTACGGCACAAACACCCACCACATAATTGAAGCTGTTTTTAAAGCGCTGGGGCGTGCGCTTGATGAAGCGACTACGATCGATCCGCGTGTTAAAGGGATACCATCAACGAAAGGGATGCTGTAA